Sequence from the Panicum virgatum strain AP13 chromosome 5N, P.virgatum_v5, whole genome shotgun sequence genome:
TTCAAGCAGGAAGACATAAGCCGTAACTGCTTTGACAACTTCTGCAGCTGATGATCCGATGAAACATTAGTGAGAAGCATCTCTAATCTTTTGGTACATCCTCCTGTATATAGTGGCACCTTCTAGCTCCGCATGGATTTCTCTTTCTGTCCGGATTCCCATTGGGTTGTCCAGAAGCCATCCTTCATTGTCACAATGAAGATCTTTATCGACACGATCAACATGGGCCAAAATGTCAAAGTACCCATCAAATCTTTTTCTCATGTCTGCAGCTACTTCGAGTATATCTGATTGAATGAGAACCTAGTACATCACATACACTAAGATGTCAAAACGATGAAATAGAGAACATATGCCTGCAGACATTATACACAAATGGAAGATCTCAACTGCAAAAATCAAAATGAGGCACACAATGAAAAATACTCTTAGTTTAATGTAAACAAGCATATTGGTCTGAAAAGATAGTTATGAATTGTGTTATCTTAATTTTAGTTCGTGCCGTGCAATGCATAGAGCACGCATTATTACTATGAGTGGAGAAGTAATAGTTGAGTCAGATAAACTTATGATGCCTCATGCCGACATTAGCAAGGCAAAGCTTGACTACTAAgttgagatgaaaaatacgTTGGATAACATTAAGATGATCTTACAATAAAACCATGCCTGGTTTAGTTGCTCGATGGAACTCATGCTTCCCCTTGGCTTATAAGTGGTTAAATTATACTCATAAGAAATCATGAGAATATAGTTTTCAACAAAGGCCTCTTTTGCAAATGACTGATATTTGACTTACCTTTTACGAAAATGCAGGGAACTTACTCTGGATTTTTAATAACATTTTCTCAAGGTGAAATAAAATGAAATCACACCTACAAATATCCACTAGTATGCTAGAAGTCTAAAACTGACAAATTGGTATTAGTCTACAACTGAACAAGACCAGTCATCTCAGGATCTAAGGGAGTTCATTTTTGGAAAAGACTGATGCATAGAGAAGCACCCTAACCTTAATGCAGCTTAGTAAACAGAAAAAAGAATAAATTTTCCATGAAGGAAACCATATTGATGGTGTCAAGCTTCTAGTGTCCTCtgtgacaggagggtgccacaaaagctaaaaggtaagttctacaggacagcgattcgcccggcgatgttatacggtgctgaatgttggcctacaaaaaaggcgacatgtccaacaactgagtgtagcagagatgcggatgttgcggtggttttgtgggcacacaaggagggatagagtccggaacgaagttattcggaaAAGGGTaagggtggcaccaattgaggagaaacttacccaacatcggttcagatggtttggacatgtccaacggaggcatccggaggcgccggtgcgtagtggggtgctTAAACGTGTcgataaggtaaagaggggtagaggtagacctaaactgacttgggatgagtcggttaagagagaccttaaaggTTGGAATATCTCTTAGGAGGTAGCTTTAGATAGGAGCGCTTGTAGACTAGCTATCAACATGCCTGAACCGTGACCTTTGTGTCTtgtgggtttcatctctagcctaccccaactcgcttgggataAAAGACTATATTGAACTATGTACAGAACTGCCATACCTGTCCGCCTAAACAGAGGTTCTTGGTGATTGAATCAACCAATGGTGGCTGTAGAACTCTTCTTTTATGATGTCTCTTCTTAAAGTGTGGATCAGGACACTACAAAACCAGCAGATAGACATTTCAAATCTCACTTCCATAATATTGAACATAGCTATCATTGAGCTGACAGACATAACTAAAAAGACTCCAATGCTGCACCCAACTACACTTACCAGTATTGAAACAAGTGACAAGGGACCAGGGTACGATGATATGATTTGCTCAAAAGACACCGTTGCATTTGCGTACATAAAATAGCTGTAAAAAAAGAATAGTCCCAAATGATATTACATTATTGCATTGATAAGCAAAAGCAAATGCCTAATTTAGATGTAAGGAAACTTACACATTCCGAAGCCCCAATTCATTCACCCAAAATTGTGTTCGCTCCACCAACTATACAaacagaagaagaagcagaacatCATCAAACTACAGAATTCAACAATGCATCATCAATTCCAAAAGAAAACAAGCAGATTCAACAATGCATCATCCATTCCAAAAGAAAACAAGCAGAAACCATAGAACCACTAAAAGTCTAAAACCTTTTGCCGGATTTCCAGGCCAAGGTAGTTCCGCCTCTGGTCGGAGTTCTTTGCGAGCCAAATCAAGAACCTGCCACTCCCTAAACGTCAACATTCCTTAATAACTTTTCTTTAGGCAATACATTGTCACAATGAATAAAACCAAATTGCGCACCGCAGCCGATGTCGATCATGAGGGGCAGCAGGGGGTCCTCGAACACTTCCTTCCACTCTGGCGGCTCCGTGGGCTCCTACACACCGCGCAACAGAGAACAAATTAGAGGAATGCGAAGGGCCTGTGCTCGCTTGGCAATCGTAAAATATCGGTGGAATTGGGAGGACTTTACGGAGAAGGATGAGCTGAGAGGGTTCACGTGCTGCCGGATGCGCAGATGCTGGC
This genomic interval carries:
- the LOC120676051 gene encoding tRNA (guanine-N(7)-)-methyltransferase-like — its product is MAWTATSTLCCRLIRLPSARCPPPSLARCSATSAARSPDAVDIEYADLNLRPLYPIRGQHLRIRQHVNPLSSSFSEPTEPPEWKEVFEDPLLPLMIDIGCGSGRFLIWLAKNSDQRRNYLGLEIRQKLVERTQFWVNELGLRNVYFMYANATVSFEQIISSYPGPLSLVSILCPDPHFKKRHHKRRVLQPPLVDSITKNLCLGGQVLIQSDILEVAADMRKRFDGYFDILAHVDRVDKDLHCDNEGWLLDNPMGIRTEREIHAELEGATIYRRMYQKIRDASH